CAGGGATACACAGGTAGAAAAACTTGGGGATACTTCTCTGGAATCCATTTGACCTGCAAGAGGTGGATCCAAGTCAACTCCCTGAAGTTTACATGAATTTTTTGAAGTTTACTAAAGAGATAAACATTTCAGATATGTTAGCAGATACCACTGTCAACACATGCTTAACTACTTCACTAAATCAGTGCACCAAACATCCTCCCTTCCAACAGGGAGTCTCTAGCATCAACTTCTGCTGCACAGACTCATTTGAGGTTTTCTGAGCAGTTCTTCCATTTCCATGAAAAGCTCAGGAAGACTGGAATAATGAGgagagaaaacagaggaagacCATTAAAGCCCAGTTCATTTCAAGGAGAAAGCAGTAACCACCCTCCCatctacattttaaatatcacaaCGAatttaagtaaagaaataaacaattcaCTGAGAATACGCTTTGAGCACAACTTTAATTTCCTCCTACTGTGTTCATTACCaagctgtttgctttctttcagaCGAACAGGGGGTGGGGAACTTTCTAAAGAGTCATTTAACACAGAAGTCAGTTTCCACTAATGTAGTCTTTCCATGGCATGGGTATTCTCCTAAAAGCAGACTTCTGTATACAGATATTCATGGCAGCATCTTTATTTACAAGAACAGTAATTAACCTCAAACAAGCAATATCTCATATCTGcaggaaaaatataaatgtaagatCATATCATCTCCAACTGCAAAATGGTTAATAACTCTAATATGAATTATTTTCCCCTCTTTTGTAGAAAACGACTCTAATTGTGGTAAGAACAAGTATTACTATTGTACAGCCTGGCTTTATCTTTCTGGAAACATAGGCAGGGAGTGTTTCTCATGTGTTTCACCCTGAAGAAGCAGAAACTGTGTAatatgagggcctgcttgttgggggtttctgtccttccaccaggtCCTACAACTgtttaaccccaaagaaaatctcGCAgaggtctctataagttataaatggattggcccatttgctcaggcttcttattaactcctacaacttatattagcccattattctagtatatactAGTCACATGGCTCGgcacctttttcagtgaggtaggtcacatcttccttcttccgtgtctgggcaggactggggaggaatgagcttcctccttctcagaataTTTCAGTTCTCATtgaccctcctctacttcctgtctgattgtcccacctatacttcctgcctggctactggtcaatcagcatttatttaaaacataattcacagaatacagaattgtccctcaccattccccctcttttttttaaacaaatgaaaatatacatagtccattttggggaatgtgggcatagttttccaggctacttcctgctgattggggggcattgataatcttatggggacctaaataaaatttagagtTGTGATCACGCCCTGACTGgtgtatcctgtgaggcttgatcatctcaggcagcagtcttgaatctgttctgaatgtagaactcagacatctgggccaacTGTTCCTACTGGAAAATTTTCAGGTCATcctccttgatcaaacctgatttttcttaattcagaatgaatccacagcctctcatttccagtggaaacaaaagcaaaatctcttctccaaagtaacataccttttgatgtcaattttgaagtcaaggtgttttcaaaatacctatcttggattaattcagcagcatttataagctaatatcttttagcagctgttgttccttcctcagcattcaaacaatttagagagaacataataacatacagtatccagattctctgtatgtTTTCCATCTTTTaatggctttactttaacctctatttcttttatttttaacttttggcttttgggacagggtttctctgtatatcttaggctgtcctggaactcattctatagaccaggctgtccttgaactcacagagatccatccacctgaccctgcctcccaagtgctgggattaaaggtgtgtgctaccacatcttgaactcacagagacctgtctgcctctgcctctgcctcccaggaattgggattaaaggtgtgtggcacctcAATTGGTTACTCACAGAATGGCTCTAATGTGTGGATGActgtatccacataaagcctgacagagcttgggaagtaattctagacagaaaataatagagtaaagcatggcttcttggtagcagcaatttctcaggtctgctctgcttgttaGAGGCAAGCACTgttatttaagagaggcttcccaactcagctttagctgtaaaaccttgcagctcttttaagaggtcctggcacaaaacacttaaatagtgttgatgaaAGGCTAACTGCAtgcattttggttttcagccatagcagaaaaaaggctacaccattttaaaatgccagctttctgtgCCATtatgccagggcaaactctgactcattCAGGCAGGCGGTCCAACAATGGAGcatttgaatgtggtttgtgagcacactgctacagcttgcttactggcagggaccttgaaacgccatagagttgtggcaataaacatggctctggtgATACCTACACAATGAACCTGGAATCTCataaagctaaagaatgggctggatccagtcatcacagccacagctttaattctctccatattgcttagcaaattagaGACTTGTGTGGTCAAAAAGAGAAATACACAGTAAAGAGAGAATcagagacaaagaaaacctctaaatggtttacaatgtgttaaaaaatatatgcaggctaaaggtaaaagtcctttaaataaaaaagaaagagagagtagttgggtgtgatggtacacacctttaattccaacacttgggagatagaggcagacagacctctgtgagttcaaggtgtggtggcacactcctttaatcccagcacttggaaggcagaggcaaaggcaggttgatctctgtgagttcaaggacagcctggtctacagaatgagttccaggacagccaaagatatacagagaacctgtctcaaaaagtaaaagtaaaaataaaagaaatagaggttaaagtaaagccacataaagatggaaaatacacagagaatctggatactgtatgttattatgctctctctaaattgtttgaatgctgaggaaggaacaagagctactaaaagatatttgttgacaaatgctgctgaattaatccaagatatgtattttgaaaacaccttgacttcaaaattgacatcaaaaggtatgttactttggagaagagattttgctttttttccactggaaatgagaggctgtggattcattctgaattaagaaaaatcaggtttgatcaagaaataCCACCTAAGAAATTTTCAGTAGTAACAgttggcccagatgtctgagttctacattcagaacaggttcaagactgctgcctaagatgatcaagcctcacaggatacacCAGTCAGGACATGataataactctaaattttctttaggtccccataagattatcagtgcctccaACCAaccagaagtagcctggaaaactatgcccacattcccaaaaaaatggactacgtatattttcctttgtttaaaaaagagaGGGGGGACAACTGATTACCTCTCGGCATTTGAACAGAACCCTTGAACTCCAACCCAGAAGCGGGCTTGGGGGACATCCCCCAGGAGAGTCAGCGAGCGCGTCCAGATCTGATTTGTATACACTGTAACCACTGTTTACCTAAGACCTTCTGGATCTAGACCAAGGGCTGCAGCTCATTGAACTCCTCAGCACGAAGGAGGCTGCAGTAGTGAATTCCCTGGTGGAGGACGGACTTCACCATTCTTTGGTCTTGACCTTCCGATGATGAAAGTGTGACTGACTGCTGGCATCTTCATGAGCTCCAGAGGTCACAGCACGCTCCCATGGACTCTCATGGCTCCTTGGATGATTTCCAAGGGAGACATAGGAAGCATTGCTCAGAtcacctcctctctcttcttgggCAGAAGCAGTGTGGCCTCCAACCAGCACCTCCTCCAGGCCCAGGGCATCACCTGCATCATTAATGCTACCATTGAGATCCCCAACTACAACTGGCCCCAGCTTGAATATGTTAAAGTGCCTCTGGCTAATATTCCTCATGATCCCATTAGATTGTACTTTGACACTGTGGCTGACAAGATCCACAGTGTGAGCAAGAAACATGGAGCAACCTTGGTGCACTGTGCTGCGGGAGTGAGCCACTCGGCCACCCTCTGCATTGCGTACCTGATGAAATTCCACAATGTGTGTCTATTGGAGGCGTACAAGTGGGTGAAAGCCCGGAGGCCTGTCATCAGGCCCAATGTGGGCTTCTGGAAGCAGCTGATAGACTACGAGAACCAGCTTTTTGGAAAGTCGACCATGCAGATGATAGAGACACCCTATGGTGTCTTTCCAGACATCTATGAGTCCCGACACCTGATGCCTTACTGGGGGATTTAGTGCTGCCACAGCTGGCATCCGCAGCCCCTCAGCAGCACCAGCATCCGCCACATACagtcttctccctcttcctctctctggttCTCCCACCAGTGTTTCTACACTGGGTGTTCACGTTTAAGAGATGTGGAGGGAAAACACATACACTGctagtaaaattttttaaaactagcaTTTTGAAATAGCGAACATGAAAATCTTTAACTGGCCTTTAATCCTTTATAAGACCTGGAACAGTGTAGGATACTGTTCCTGCTTCCTTTCTGGCTCCCAAGCCTTTCAGAGCTTGGCAGGTGCAGGAGGAGTCCATTACAAAGATCGCCCTGGGCCCTGATTAACCCTCTAGAGACCAGCTTTGCCCACAGCTGCTGGCTGGATAGATGTTTAAGGATATCAAGGCCAGCTCAGTCTCTACTGGATTAATTAGCCtggtcctttcttttcctctgttaTTTAACAATTCTATAACTTAAGTTTAGTTGATAAGTGATTATAATGAAATCTGTTGCAAAGACCCTCTTAAAATCggtgtggccaggcggtggtggcacacgcctttaatcccagcacttgggaggcagaggcaggtgaatctctgtgagtttgagaccaacctggtctacaagagctagttccaggacaggctccaaagccacagagaaaccctgtctcgaaaaaccaaaaaaaaaaaaaaaaaaaaaaaaaaatcagtgtgccCTGGGATTAtattagcattatttttaatacatctatccgctaaaaaaaaaaaaaaaaaaaaaaaaaaaagaggggggttaatcccaacactgggaggcagagtcaggcggatctctgggagttcgaggtctacaagagttagatccgggacaggcaccaaagctacagagaaaccctgtcttgaaaaaccaaaaaaaaaaaaaaaaaaaaaaaagagagagaaaaaaagaggggggaagtGGTGagaacaattctgtatt
The sequence above is drawn from the Chionomys nivalis chromosome 5, mChiNiv1.1, whole genome shotgun sequence genome and encodes:
- the LOC130874725 gene encoding dual specificity protein phosphatase 14-like gives rise to the protein MSSRGHSTLPWTLMAPWMISKGDIGSIAQITSSLFLGRSSVASNQHLLQAQGITCIINATIEIPNYNWPQLEYVKVPLANIPHDPIRLYFDTVADKIHSVSKKHGATLVHCAAGVSHSATLCIAYLMKFHNVCLLEAYKWVKARRPVIRPNVGFWKQLIDYENQLFGKSTMQMIETPYGVFPDIYESRHLMPYWGI